A window of the Gordonia hongkongensis genome harbors these coding sequences:
- a CDS encoding ImmA/IrrE family metallo-endopeptidase, with amino-acid sequence MTSLRDDPNYRAAYDVVESLPFFRPWTIESLVAKVSLSRGRPIALRRLPDDLAKHCSAAWFPKPHADYVYIRDQLTDVQREISISHELGHILLAHTLTDDERADYLKEIFPRVPREVLKLHVASMQCSPLARCNYEHPFEQQAEWFARLLISKADQYRDVLVPDHATPTQRRMLVQASRVFGWQ; translated from the coding sequence CGATCCCAATTACCGCGCCGCGTACGACGTTGTCGAATCGCTGCCATTCTTCCGTCCCTGGACCATCGAGTCGCTGGTAGCGAAGGTCTCTCTGAGCCGAGGGAGGCCGATCGCTCTGCGCCGCCTGCCTGATGATCTGGCCAAGCACTGTTCGGCCGCCTGGTTCCCGAAGCCTCACGCCGACTATGTCTATATCCGCGACCAGCTGACCGACGTCCAGCGCGAGATCTCAATTTCGCACGAGCTGGGGCACATCCTGCTGGCTCATACCCTGACCGACGACGAGCGTGCCGACTATCTCAAAGAGATCTTTCCGCGCGTCCCCAGGGAAGTCCTCAAATTGCACGTCGCATCAATGCAGTGCTCACCGCTGGCCAGATGCAACTACGAGCACCCGTTCGAGCAACAGGCTGAATGGTTTGCCCGGCTGCTCATCTCCAAAGCGGATCAATACCGGGACGTGCTTGTCCCTGACCACGCCACGCCCACCCAACGCAGGATGCTTGTTCAGGCCTCCCGGGTCTTCGGCTGGCAGTAG